The following coding sequences lie in one Panicum virgatum strain AP13 chromosome 6N, P.virgatum_v5, whole genome shotgun sequence genomic window:
- the LOC120678486 gene encoding rho-associated protein kinase 1-like isoform X2: MASQGGGADAWGGGDDGSSLFEGMVLFAPEPVAAEEAAPAPAPVPVPEPDPDPAPRPDSDAGAASSSSAPPPLDEDLFSDLTLLAPQEPLTLEQPPLPQGEDRGHAAPAALAPAPSPSPSPAPAAALSRQPSSSSLRKKKRAVRIGYGRSPQPAPPSSPATVRSSTAATFSASSIAFLDASPQPAAPPTPDQYQERQVDAYANGDEVDAEVVVDPDTNPSREVDEEVKEEDDQKEDEAAGVAAAVGIKERLGLLRSQISSKFDSIQQMAAAVVARKRQLAGRRRKVAEEATSVASRHKDLERELEEACEAEDFEKAERISDSLAALEKEKDRLLTALRDAELDYDSVDSELQGVLEARIAAEEEAAALLEQFAKDATDHADSESKQAEEISSKEIEGWQTSMELLETKKLEMEVETQLVLEARSGLEGSIEHLVEEDKIEKDTLSKKGEILAEELAGLLELVRLKEAEIAENNARIHEVQERIGVVVSRFHGSQSDIDLKLNSLKEAQSKVDLETEALLLKKNEIDRFISLTEQKDSELREIIGACSSEAKTCQQSVEIRRKLASSILKSREDRIGLLKMEEEILQDIQMLRQKITDARTSLQEISSRRTSIQQEMDSFKQKLGFIDKRGPELEAEKKVAAAARNFKEAGRIAAEAKALNSEKDELHTKLEKAATDLEMIEKDIIAITDKIQECEGLIVQKEKESAMTSYKRLRLDSAAARAELTAATETDDNEEVEILRKEAEGWK; this comes from the exons atggcgtcccagggcggcggcgccgacgcgtggggcggcggggACGACGGCAGCTCGCTCTTCGAGGGCATGGTCCTCTTCGCGCCCGAGCCGGTcgccgccgaggaggcggcccccgcccccgcccccgtccccgtccccgaaCCCGATCCCGATCCCGCGCCGCGCCCCGACTCTGACGccggcgcggcctcctcctcctcggcgccgccaccgctcgaCGAGGACCTCTTCTCCGATCTCACCCTCCTCGCCCCGCAGGAGCCGCTCACGCTCGAGCAGCCGCCGCTCCCGCAGGGCGAGGATCGGGGCCACGCGGcgcccgccgcgctcgccccggcgccttcgccgtcgccgtcgcctgccCCCGCTGCTGCTCTCTCCCGGCagccgtcctcctcgtcgctccggaagaagaagagggccgTGCGCATCGGGTACGGCCGCTCGCCTCAGCCCGCGCCGCCCTCGTCTCCCGCCACAGTTCGTTCCTCTACCGCTGCTACGTTCTCCGCTAGTAGTATTGCCTTCCTGGATGCTTCGCCGCAACCTGCCGCTCCTCCTACGCCTGACCAGTACCAGGAGCGGCAAGTTGACGCCTATGCTAACGGCGATGAGGTAGACGCAGAGGTGGTAGTGGATCCGGATACCAATCCTTCTCGTGAGGTAGACGAGGAAGTGAAGGAGGAAGATGATCAGAAAGAGGATGAAGCGGCTGGAGTCGCAGCAGCGGTCGGGATCAAGGAGAGGTTGGGTCTTCTCAGATCCCAAATCTCCAGCAAATTCGACTCCATCCAGCAGATGGCTGCTGCTGTGGTTGCCAGGAAGAGGCAGCTGGCAGGTCGGCGGAGGAAGGTGGCAGAGGAGGCGACTTCAGTGGCATCCAGGCACAAGGATTTGGAGAGGGAGCTGGAGGAGGCCTGTGAGGCCGAGGACTTTGAGAAGGCAGAGAGGATCAGTGACTCCCTTGCCGCGCTTGAGAAGGAGAAGGATCGTCTTCTGACAGCACTGCGTGATGCGGAGCTTGACTATGATTCAGTGGATTCAGAGCTGCAGGGTGTGCTCGAGGCGCGCATtgcagcagaggaggaagcTGCTGCTCTTCTGGAGCAGTTTGCAAAG GATGCCACTGACCATGCTGATTCAGAGAGCAAGCAAGCAGAAGAAATATCCTCAAAAGAAATAGAAGGGTGGCAAACATCAATGGAGTTACTAGAAACAAAGAAGTTGGAGATGGAGGTCGAAACACAATTGGTTTTAGAAGCACGTTCAGGATTGGAAGGCTCAATAGAGCATTTGGTTGAAGAAGACAAAATAGAGAAAGATACGCTTAGCAAGAAAGGAGAAATCCTCGCTGAGGAGTTAGCTGGGCTTCTAGAGTTGGTGAGGTTGAAAGAAGCAGAGATAGCTGAAAACAATGCCCGGATCCACGAGGTTCAAGAAAGAATTGGTGTCGTGGTCTCCAGATTCCATGGCTCTCAATCTGATATTGACTTGAAGCTCAATTCCTTGAAGGAAGCCCAAAGTAAAGTGGATTTAGAGACTGAAGCGcttttgttgaaaaaaaatgaaattgatAGGTTCATCTCTTTAACAGAACAGAAAGATTCAGAATTGAGGGAAATTATTGGTGCTTGTTCCTCTGAAGCTAAAACTTGCCAGCAATCAGTTGAAATAAGAAGAAAGCTTGCATCATCAATTTTGAAGTCAAGGGAGGATAGAATTGGGTTGCTAAAAATGGAGGAGGAAATTTTGCAAGACATACAAATGCTTAGGCAAAAAATTACAGATGCAAGAACTAGTCTTCAG gagatatcttcgaggagaACAAGCATACAACAAGAGATGGATTCATTTAAGCAGAAGTTgggtttcattgacaaaagggGCCCTGAACTTGAGGCTGAAAAGAAAGTTGCGGCGGCTGCAAGAAACTTTAAGGAAGCAGGAAGGATAGCTGCTGAGGCAAAAGCTCTTAATTCTGAAAAGGATGAATTGCACACTAAGTTGGAGAAAGCTGCTACTGATCTGGAGATGATAGAAAAGGATATTATAGCAATTACCGACAAGATACAGGAATGTGAAGGGCTTATTGtacaaaaggaaaaggagtCTGCTATGACAAGTTACAAAAGACTCCGGTTAGATTCTGCTGCTGCTAGAGCAGAATTGACTGCTGCAACTGAAACGGATGATAATGAAGAAGTTGAGATACTACGCAAAGAAGCTGAAG
- the LOC120678486 gene encoding rho-associated protein kinase 1-like isoform X1: protein MASQGGGADAWGGGDDGSSLFEGMVLFAPEPVAAEEAAPAPAPVPVPEPDPDPAPRPDSDAGAASSSSAPPPLDEDLFSDLTLLAPQEPLTLEQPPLPQGEDRGHAAPAALAPAPSPSPSPAPAAALSRQPSSSSLRKKKRAVRIGYGRSPQPAPPSSPATVRSSTAATFSASSIAFLDASPQPAAPPTPDQYQERQVDAYANGDEVDAEVVVDPDTNPSREVDEEVKEEDDQKEDEAAGVAAAVGIKERLGLLRSQISSKFDSIQQMAAAVVARKRQLAGRRRKVAEEATSVASRHKDLERELEEACEAEDFEKAERISDSLAALEKEKDRLLTALRDAELDYDSVDSELQGVLEARIAAEEEAAALLEQFAKDATDHADSESKQAEEISSKEIEGWQTSMELLETKKLEMEVETQLVLEARSGLEGSIEHLVEEDKIEKDTLSKKGEILAEELAGLLELVRLKEAEIAENNARIHEVQERIGVVVSRFHGSQSDIDLKLNSLKEAQSKVDLETEALLLKKNEIDRFISLTEQKDSELREIIGACSSEAKTCQQSVEIRRKLASSILKSREDRIGLLKMEEEILQDIQMLRQKITDARTSLQEISSRRTSIQQEMDSFKQKLGFIDKRGPELEAEKKVAAAARNFKEAGRIAAEAKALNSEKDELHTKLEKAATDLEMIEKDIIAITDKIQECEGLIVQKEKESAMTSYKRLRLDSAAARAELTAATETDDNEEVEILRKEAEGAESKALELKACYDLQIEDDEFMFQPVVPIAFITNSTGQHLVEIASSFGLSPQK from the exons atggcgtcccagggcggcggcgccgacgcgtggggcggcggggACGACGGCAGCTCGCTCTTCGAGGGCATGGTCCTCTTCGCGCCCGAGCCGGTcgccgccgaggaggcggcccccgcccccgcccccgtccccgtccccgaaCCCGATCCCGATCCCGCGCCGCGCCCCGACTCTGACGccggcgcggcctcctcctcctcggcgccgccaccgctcgaCGAGGACCTCTTCTCCGATCTCACCCTCCTCGCCCCGCAGGAGCCGCTCACGCTCGAGCAGCCGCCGCTCCCGCAGGGCGAGGATCGGGGCCACGCGGcgcccgccgcgctcgccccggcgccttcgccgtcgccgtcgcctgccCCCGCTGCTGCTCTCTCCCGGCagccgtcctcctcgtcgctccggaagaagaagagggccgTGCGCATCGGGTACGGCCGCTCGCCTCAGCCCGCGCCGCCCTCGTCTCCCGCCACAGTTCGTTCCTCTACCGCTGCTACGTTCTCCGCTAGTAGTATTGCCTTCCTGGATGCTTCGCCGCAACCTGCCGCTCCTCCTACGCCTGACCAGTACCAGGAGCGGCAAGTTGACGCCTATGCTAACGGCGATGAGGTAGACGCAGAGGTGGTAGTGGATCCGGATACCAATCCTTCTCGTGAGGTAGACGAGGAAGTGAAGGAGGAAGATGATCAGAAAGAGGATGAAGCGGCTGGAGTCGCAGCAGCGGTCGGGATCAAGGAGAGGTTGGGTCTTCTCAGATCCCAAATCTCCAGCAAATTCGACTCCATCCAGCAGATGGCTGCTGCTGTGGTTGCCAGGAAGAGGCAGCTGGCAGGTCGGCGGAGGAAGGTGGCAGAGGAGGCGACTTCAGTGGCATCCAGGCACAAGGATTTGGAGAGGGAGCTGGAGGAGGCCTGTGAGGCCGAGGACTTTGAGAAGGCAGAGAGGATCAGTGACTCCCTTGCCGCGCTTGAGAAGGAGAAGGATCGTCTTCTGACAGCACTGCGTGATGCGGAGCTTGACTATGATTCAGTGGATTCAGAGCTGCAGGGTGTGCTCGAGGCGCGCATtgcagcagaggaggaagcTGCTGCTCTTCTGGAGCAGTTTGCAAAG GATGCCACTGACCATGCTGATTCAGAGAGCAAGCAAGCAGAAGAAATATCCTCAAAAGAAATAGAAGGGTGGCAAACATCAATGGAGTTACTAGAAACAAAGAAGTTGGAGATGGAGGTCGAAACACAATTGGTTTTAGAAGCACGTTCAGGATTGGAAGGCTCAATAGAGCATTTGGTTGAAGAAGACAAAATAGAGAAAGATACGCTTAGCAAGAAAGGAGAAATCCTCGCTGAGGAGTTAGCTGGGCTTCTAGAGTTGGTGAGGTTGAAAGAAGCAGAGATAGCTGAAAACAATGCCCGGATCCACGAGGTTCAAGAAAGAATTGGTGTCGTGGTCTCCAGATTCCATGGCTCTCAATCTGATATTGACTTGAAGCTCAATTCCTTGAAGGAAGCCCAAAGTAAAGTGGATTTAGAGACTGAAGCGcttttgttgaaaaaaaatgaaattgatAGGTTCATCTCTTTAACAGAACAGAAAGATTCAGAATTGAGGGAAATTATTGGTGCTTGTTCCTCTGAAGCTAAAACTTGCCAGCAATCAGTTGAAATAAGAAGAAAGCTTGCATCATCAATTTTGAAGTCAAGGGAGGATAGAATTGGGTTGCTAAAAATGGAGGAGGAAATTTTGCAAGACATACAAATGCTTAGGCAAAAAATTACAGATGCAAGAACTAGTCTTCAG gagatatcttcgaggagaACAAGCATACAACAAGAGATGGATTCATTTAAGCAGAAGTTgggtttcattgacaaaagggGCCCTGAACTTGAGGCTGAAAAGAAAGTTGCGGCGGCTGCAAGAAACTTTAAGGAAGCAGGAAGGATAGCTGCTGAGGCAAAAGCTCTTAATTCTGAAAAGGATGAATTGCACACTAAGTTGGAGAAAGCTGCTACTGATCTGGAGATGATAGAAAAGGATATTATAGCAATTACCGACAAGATACAGGAATGTGAAGGGCTTATTGtacaaaaggaaaaggagtCTGCTATGACAAGTTACAAAAGACTCCGGTTAGATTCTGCTGCTGCTAGAGCAGAATTGACTGCTGCAACTGAAACGGATGATAATGAAGAAGTTGAGATACTACGCAAAGAAGCTGAAGGTGCGGAATCTAAAGCATTGGAGCTCAAAGCATGCTATGACCTCCAAATAGAGGATGATGAATTCATGTTTCAGCCTGTCGTCCCAATAGCATTCATAACAAATTCAACGGGGCAGCACTTGGTAGAAATTGCTTCTTCATTTGGCTTGTCTCCCCAAAAGTGA